In Camelus dromedarius isolate mCamDro1 chromosome 7, mCamDro1.pat, whole genome shotgun sequence, the sequence GCGAAAGGGACCAGGAACAACTCAAGAACCAGGAGGTGCGGAGAAGGCAGGCAGGTCCACATTACCAGGCTCAAGGCTGATGTGTTTGCTGTTCTCCTGGGTGCGGCCCTCCACCCGCACCTGCCTGTCTGGTGAAAGGCAGTCTCAGACCCGGGCTTGTCATCGGGGCCTGTGGGGGATCGACACTGAAGGTGGCCAGCAGATTCTGCGCTTTTCACACTTGTGCTTCAGAGCTCCAACTAATACACCACAGAACGTGTCTGAGTTCCTTCCGCTCACCAGGAGAAGGTCTTCAACAGGCCTCACCGTGAGGGGGCAGACAAGAACACACAAATGTGAGCCACCAGGCCTGGCTTGGCCTCCAAAGCGATAACCACCCTAAGAGACAGGCCCGGGAGTGTCTGCTACAACAATGCTGGCCTCCTTTTGAGCTCCTCTTTTGTAGGAAACCCCATAAACTCTCTTCAGTCTTAGGACCAGCATGCAGAGTAGCAGCTTAATGACTTTGCCTGCGAGGAGATCTGTGGGAGTAAATAAGTTACAGGAGTGAAGTCTTGTGACCTCATCCCACTCAGCCCGAATTAGCATATTAGCTGTCTTCACCTCAAGTCCCAGCTCAGTTTTCCCTTCGGCCAGCTCTCATTCCTCATCCTTGGTTTCTCGGCCAAGGATGTGTTTCTCAGCCACCCTGCATCATCTCCAGCCGGACCCCTGGTTACCTCTTCCAAGCCATCCTAGCCTGTCGCTGAAACCTCCCCAGCATCTCTCCTGTGTTTCTTATTCTTTCCATCCTGCTGTTTAGAAACACCCTCTTTGCGTCTTTGTCTCACCATCTCTCTGCCTCTGAAGTTGAAGACATCCATCATTTCATCCTATATGCTTTTCCCTGACTTGGCTGAAAGTTTCTTagtctttatttcttattcatatATTTAGTCTTTTCTTTTGTCCTCTTCTCCTATCAAACAATATGGCATCAAAAACCCAATTCCACCCtggtaattttcttctttgtaagatcttaccatatgatccactaACCATTTGGAGAGTCAGGTGGGCGAGGGGAGGTGGAAGTCACCTCCAATTTCACCTTCAATTTCCATTTTAAGGAAAGGAGCGTGGGAGGATGGGAATCACTGCTGGGATCCCAGAGCCCCCACGTGATAGGTGGGGCACGTGGTGGGTGGGGACAGAGTGGCAAGCAGACCTGCTGAAGTTAAGAGGGTTGGTTCTGGTCCTCTCCTTCCCAGGAGCCATCAGTCGTCCAGAAGGATGCCTCCCAGGCATCAAATTCAATAGACAATGAACAAGGATAGTTTGCCCAACCCAGGCTCTTGAGGCTAGCCCTGGAGGAGAAGTGAGCTCCTTTTTGCTGACTAGCAATAACCCCATGTGTGTCACCAAAAGGGGTTAGAGAGTAAAGCGAGACAAATCCAGAAAGTTCAGAAAAGAGGGTGTCCTCTGGGGGTGAAGGTCTAGGTAAGATTGGCCTGGGAAAGTGGATGAGGAACCCTGGACGGGATCCACTCATTCCAGCTTTGTCTCTGTAGCCCACCTACCCTCGCTGGATGATGTGTGTGGAGGAGTCGGAAGCCTTCTTCGAGCCCACGCTGGCAGCCTTGTTTGCCCAGGAGACCTTCGGCCGGAGCACCCAAAGTGCTGTACGTGAGGGCTCTCCCCCAGCCCACGTCCCTccgccccttcccaccccacctagCCTCTCCTAATTCTTTTGACTTCTCCATGGTATCTGTGGTCAGGGAATCAGCAGCTACAGAGAGAGTTCACCATGGGAGACAGCCCAGAGGAGGACATGCTGCATCCATAGGGTCTGCTCTCTTTAGCTTCAGGACACAGTCCACACGACACGTATTAACCTGGACAAGTCACTCCACTTTCCTGCTCACGTGTTTCCTCAACCGTAAAATGGAAAATTGAATCCCATGACCTCTAAGGCTACTCCTTGTTTATCTATGATTTATTAACAGCACATGAAATGACGTGAATGGAATGCTATAATATTAAGAAGTGCAAATAAATAGCTACTGAATGCTTTTCGGTGCCTGCCGTGTGCCTGGTACCCTTGTAAGCACTTTGCAGGAACTGCTTTAATTCCTAGTATCATTCTACTTTCAAAGCAGAGAGAACTGATGCACAGaggggttaagcaacttgcccacgGTCACACAGCAGAGTCAGGGTTTAAACTCAGGCTTCTGCTCTTGCCATCCATTTTTCTCCATCAAGAAAGGAAATGTGCAAGATGGTAGATGGCTGAGAAAGCAGTAACTGCAGTCAGGGTGTGGAGCTGGGAAGGCTTCGGCTTGTTGGGAAGCAGAAGAAAACCcagaaagatggagagaggaaaTGCAGGCCTTAAGAAAGAGGGTGTGAGGACTAGGGCCCTCGAGAGCAGAGAAGGGAGTGAtggtcctcttcctccttccacttTCTGAGTCAACAGTCTGGCCAAGAGAAAGGACAGTGTCTCCCCTGCAGGCTGAGATCGCCCCAAGGAAAGGAACTGCCTCCCCCATCAACTCTCAGGGGTGACCAGTTCCCACCTTCCCCTTCTGGGCTTCGTACCTCCTTCCTATCTCCATAGCTCTCTGACCCTGGGGTTTTGGTCACCTAGGAAAtaccattttcttcttcctctttttgagATTGTCCCCCTTCTGGCAGCTCCTCAGGGCCAAGTCCCCTGCCTAGAACCCAGGACTGAGGCTGATCCTGAcccatttgtttctctgtttctgccCACAGGCCATGGAATTATTCACTGTAATCAAGGAGGCCCTTATCACTCGCCTCCAAAGACTTCCCTGGGTGGATGAAGAGACCCGGAAGGAGGCCCTGAACAAGGTGAGACCAGAAGGAGACAGTGTGGGAATGCGTAGCGGGTGGAAACTGCATGTTAGGTCAAGAGATCACTGTGACTGGAGGAGCGTGCTGAAGGCACCAGGGCCCAAGTATGAACACCGACATGCTGCACACACATCCGGGGACAGGACCAAAGGAGGGGACGAGGGCAGTGAGCAGGAGAAGTTTCTCCTGATAGACTCCGGGTGGCTGGGTTCCTTCCACCTTCCTGTCTCTTCCCAGGTTGCACAAGTGCAGGTGAAGATGGGGGCCCCGGAATGGGCCCTGAAGCCAGACCTGGCCAGACAGAAATACCGTGATGTGGGTCCAGCTCCTCTTTAGTCCTCAACTGCCTCACCGCTCCGACCCATCCGAGTGGCAGACAGTCACTTTCCTTGGTTGATCCTAAGCGACCCCTTCCTTGCCCTGGTGCTGCCTGGACTTGATGGTCAATAGCCACACTGTGGGTCTTGCCAGCAGAGGGATAGAATCTTTTCAGGTCACGAAGAGTGTGTGCGCACACGTGTACGCATGCATTCATGTGATTTGCTTGAGTGTGTTTGCGTGCCGGGACGTGGGAAGCCCGTTGCACCAACATGTGACGGTGTCACAGTGCTGGTTTTCCACTGTTCCGGGGATGTCTGTGTGTCAGGGCTTATCTGCCTGGGTTCAAACGTCCCCATCAGGGTATATCAGTGTGCATCTACATCGGTGTATTCGAATTGccgcctgcctcctcccagaTACAACTTCAACCCAGCTTCCTGCAGTCCTTCCTGAGCTGCGTCCGATCTCGCCGAGCCAGAATTATCCGGAGTTTCTTGCAGCCTTTCCCCCACCACAGGTAGGAGAGCAAGGGAGACACAGACACCGCATCCCAGAAATAGCTGTCCAAAATTAGCAGGAAGTAAAACCAGGGGCTCAGGGAAACAGGAACAGTGACAGTATTTGGGAAGGACTGCATAcatctggggtgggggagcaaTAAATGATGGAGCTGATGTTCGTGTGTGCTCTTCCCACAGGTGGCAGGTGCCCCCCTGGGGGGTTAATGCTTACTATTCAGTATCTGACCATGCGGTGGTCTTCCCAGCTGGACTCCTCCAACCCCCATTCTTCCACCCTGGCTACCCCAGGTACAGGCCATTCCATGAGGGTGGGCAGGAAGTTTCCCAAGAGCGATGGGCCAGTGTTACGATGAATGATGAATGTGGTTGGAGAATTGAAACCAAAAACTTGGAAGGATTCTGGGGGTGATACAAGCCCTTGTCTCCCCAGAGCCGTGAACTTTGGTGCTGCTGGCAGCATTATGGCCCATGAGATGCTGCACATCCTGTACCAGCTCTGTGAGTACAGTGGGCCACTGGGAGGTGAGGCCGCGGGGAGCCCAGAAGACCCCAAAGGAGGCctagaggaggagaaagggaggttGTGCGAGGGCTCCAGGTGGGACAGTCCTGAAGCCTTTGCAATACTCCTGGGAGCCTTCCCAGTTTGCAGTACCCCCATGTCTTCACCTCTTGCGTCATGCCTCACCGTTTGATTCCCTTGCCCCATTTTCAACAGTattccctgggggctgcccggCCTGTGACACCCGTTCCCTACAGGGGGCGCTACTGTGCCTGGAGCGCCATTATGCTTCCTTTCCATTACCCAAAGGAATCTCCTTCAACGGCTCCCGCACATTCCTGGAGAATGCTGCCGACACAGGCGGGCTGGCCATTGCGCTGCAGGTAACTCACGTTCCAAGGCCAGGAGCTGTTTCAGCCAGCAGAAGAGCCTGCCTCCAGTTTTTCCTTCCATCATCCCTCCTGCAAACATAGCAGAGCTTTCTGCCCTTCCCATCCCCACTGAACAGACGGCAACTTGAGGACCCCCTCCTATTCCATGgagccttcttttctttcccagcgCTCTTACAGCAAGTGCATTTTCTCCTGGCTCAGACCAGTGTGTCAGTGCAGAACTTGGGAGGATGGGCCATGAACTGGTTTTGGATATTGTGGGTAGGGCGGCCGACTTCCCAGTGGCCACAGGTCTGAAGACTAAGGGCAACCCTCCATCGCATTCCCATATGCAGGCATACAACAAGAGGCTACTGTGGTACCGTGGGGAGACCACCCTGCCCCACCTGGACCTCAGCCCCAGGCAACTCTTCTTCCGAAGCTATGCCCAGGTAGGCAGCTGCCACCTCCTGCCAAGACTCACTCCATGTCAGACAAATACCCTTTTGTTAACACTCAAAGAATCTCTCCTCCCTGAAAGGAGACATCTTCCCCCAGTGTCCCCAACCCTCTGCTGCACATGTCCCCACTGTCATCCTTTCACACATGTCCTCTTGGGACCATCTGTTCGTGGTACTATAAATTCTTCTCCCAAGCTCAGCAcccccttccaaaaaaagaaaactctactCCCAAATCCCTCCTTGGGATGAGCtcaacatttttcttctctcatttcttctcCTAGAAATAGAGATCCCTTCCAAGAGTCTTAACAGACTGTCCAGAGACCACGTTCCTCATTGGAGACCTCATCCCCAGATGTGGTCCCACCCCGACATGACCCCTGCCTAAATATCATATGCTCCCTCCACAGACACTGCCCCCAATTCTTCAGTACACTTAAAGACCCCCTCCCGCCCACAGAGTTCTTACAACAGACCCTACCTCTCAGTCACTTATAAATGGTATGACTacacagcccagccctgcctcagACACCTGCTGCCAGATTAAACGACCCACAGGTAGCAAACATCTTCCTTTCTCCCTGTGGCCGTGGAGCATTCCTCTCCCTGCTCGTTGCCTGCTGTCCCTGGTCCCACCTGGTCACCAGGTCTGCCACCTCCTACTGACCCTGATGCCTGCTATGCCCCTTACCCTGTGTGGACCTCTTTTTCTCCCCAGGTGATGTGTAGGGACCCCAGCACTCAGGATCCTCGGGACACTCACAGCCCTCCTACCCTTCGAGTGCATGGGCCCCTAAGCAACAGCCCAGCCTTCGCCAGACACTTCCATTGTCCCCATGGTACCCTCATGAACCCCTCCAGCCGCTGCCAACTCTGGTAACCTGGCCAGCTACCAAAGAGATCTCAGCACAGATGTATCAACATCTCCCTGCCCCATCCATGGATTCAGGGCAATATCTCCTCTCCCCTTCCGTTTCCCAAATAAAAGCTGGCCCTTGGTTTCTTCCTGTCTCTTAGGAACTCTTTCCTGCTATGTCCTCTGCCTAGAAGTCAGAAAAAATAGGAGGAGAAAATGCTGCGCAGAGTTCCATAGAGCCGAGACAAGGAGAGAACCGATGATTGGGGAACTGGTGGGTCTAAATGTTGGTGGGCCAAAGGCGAGGTGATGAAACAAACTAGTAAGAGACTAATTGTTTTCAGGATTGTTTTCCAATTGTTTTCAGGATTTTATTGTTACTACTCTTATTGTTGCTGCCTCCTCCCCTAATCAGATGTCCTGAATGAAGCCAGGAGCTgcggggagagagaggggcaggggtcTGGTATCTCAGCTCTTGGAGATGGCTCTCGGACTGTGAATGAGGAAACAGTGGGGCCGTGGCTTTGGGCAGCTGGAAGGCCAGCTCAGGATCTCTCTGATGCTGTATCTGAGGTGAAAGGCCGCTGGCAAGAGCCAGGAAGCCACATGCATGTCTCCCTCGGGAGAAGCGACCTGGAGCCCCATGGGGAAAGACGGTCAGTACGCTATCATGAAGCGGAGGTAGATATCCAGGTCCTCATCCAGGAACCAGGCCGCCACCTCCGCCTCAGCATCCCTCATAAAAAAACCATGATGCTGGCCAGGTTAAAGCAGAAGGTGAAGTCAAACAGGTGGTCCCGGAGAGCCGCCGTCTTTGATGTCCTGTCGTCCTCCTGCTGGGCCATGTCCACTACCTGGCGCATCTCGCCCACCGAGGAGGCCACAAAGTGCTCTTCAAACTGTTCTCGATCCTGGTCtggagcaggggagaggggaaggcgTGAAAGGACTGGTT encodes:
- the LLCFC1 gene encoding LOW QUALITY PROTEIN: sperm-egg fusion protein LLCFC1 (The sequence of the model RefSeq protein was modified relative to this genomic sequence to represent the inferred CDS: substituted 1 base at 1 genomic stop codon); the encoded protein is MTSLGAQLRRAAFLAAVLLLLRVKGVKPQKASPAPSERRQEEETLAADQDREQFEEHFVASSVGEMRQVVDMAQQEDDRTSKTAALRDHLFDFTFCFNLASIMVFLXGMLRRRWRPGSWMRTWISTSAS